The Pygocentrus nattereri isolate fPygNat1 chromosome 4, fPygNat1.pri, whole genome shotgun sequence genome includes a window with the following:
- the LOC119263239 gene encoding protein sidekick homolog — protein MECLYLLLIVFHFTAGCSLSGEQSIKEIRRHTGGSVLLPCSCTDLQTKPQRITWKINRNEREWTEILTSVQYKGRLKQFNEDSPANLSLLISDLREEDEGEYSCQIEEESREFWLYVKGCDLVKTAGIEEVKFSGESVVLLCSCTDLQTKPNTVKWEFSSETYDFEEIYSTQTGRRKDKVRLTNRNSGNLSLLISDLSEEDQGVYRCSVQHDFKNIRLHVKVRETPSHLWTTDPTTTPSEDPLTTAMNENERIMLCVAR, from the exons ATGGAGTGTTTGTATCTTCTGCTtattgtgtttcacttcactgcaG gctgCTCTCTCTCAGGAGAACAGAGTATAAAAGAGATCAGAAGGCATACTGGTGGCTCAGTACTGCTGCCCTGCTCCTGCACTGACCTGCAGACCAAACCTCAGAGAATCACCTGGAAGATTAATAGAAATGAAAGAGAGTGGACTGAAATCCTCACTAGTGTTCAGTACAAAGGCAGACTTAAGCAGTTTAATGAGGACTCTCCTGCTAATCTCTCTCTACTTATATCTGACCTGAGAGAAGAAGATGAGGGGGAGTACAGCTGTCAAATTGAGGAGGAAAGCAGAGAATTCTGGCTGTATGTTAAAG GTTGTGATTTGGTGAAGACTGCAGGGATAGAAGAGGTGAAGTTCTCAGGAGAGTCTGTAGTCCTGCTCTGCTCCTGCACTGATCTACAGACCAAACCAAACACTGTTAAATGGGAATTTAGTTCAGAAACCTATGACTTCGAAGAAATATACTCTACACAGACTGGACGTCGCAAGGACAAAGTCAGACTGACCAATAGGAACTCAGGAAACctctctctactcatatcaGACCTGAGTGAAGAGGATCAGGGAGTCTACAGGTGTTCAGTCCAgcatgattttaaaaatatcagacTTCATGTTAAAG TGAGAGAAACTCCATCACACTTATGGACAACAGACCCAACAACAACTCCATCAGAAGATCCTCTAACTACAGCCATGAATGAAAATGAGAGAATCAT GTTGTGTGTTGCACGTTAA